One genomic region from Thermomicrobium sp. 4228-Ro encodes:
- a CDS encoding GNAT family N-acetyltransferase, which translates to MQVTSERVVHVLAPRLERWRYRWFGRLVVSDGAGELALPMTGTVAQWLRPGERLVLALADAANDPPNFQNYALWKLTDDELLPVWPLWQEEATFEHRSPLTETVLATYRLRFREAARETDFLAIVELEQSHYASEHEYVARWTCPVDETTLDANTRPLCPRCHRPMRFTDLLGSTRASRFLVAELVDREPYEPTIVGYVRVDPPLPIMHRRLPDGSLVRHIRRQVFPSDWFEPTYWPEHHYRELREQESDADPDELWAEAEERALAECDTRAARIARVVVHSDYRGEGLGHTLVSAALRWILDRRIPEMRRPKAIVETVAMMARYNPFFERAGFRYLWDTASGRPVLFHGLVPEADALIEQFIATDSVAQLHQGRLYRPALQPPEPLAGPIRLRHVRKAYRRSLDLDRLDPELRAILRAFGVERRVVETVVLRHLDLDVEPGEIVALIGASGAGKTTLLRLVWGATSEQRGRRYRPDSGHIEVPANAVAAALLPGEIEPKWGREPLLQRIVAAVEDPVSAMELLNAVGLSDAVLWRATPQELSTGQRERARLALLLAERPNLVLLDEFAAHLDPALASRVARKIAMLLRRLRITALIATHRPEVIRALEPDRVLVVGYGGIVQAEGA; encoded by the coding sequence GTGCAGGTGACGAGCGAGCGCGTGGTTCACGTTCTCGCGCCACGACTCGAGCGGTGGCGCTACCGCTGGTTCGGTCGCCTGGTCGTCAGCGACGGCGCGGGGGAACTGGCTCTGCCGATGACCGGGACAGTAGCTCAGTGGCTCCGACCTGGCGAGCGACTCGTCCTCGCGCTCGCTGATGCAGCGAACGATCCACCCAACTTCCAGAACTATGCACTGTGGAAGCTGACCGATGACGAGTTGCTACCGGTCTGGCCGCTGTGGCAAGAAGAAGCGACCTTCGAACACCGGTCGCCGCTCACCGAGACCGTCCTGGCTACCTATCGCCTCCGCTTTCGGGAGGCAGCTCGCGAAACCGACTTCCTCGCGATCGTCGAACTCGAGCAATCGCACTACGCGAGCGAACACGAGTATGTCGCTCGCTGGACGTGCCCCGTGGACGAAACGACGCTCGATGCCAACACTCGTCCACTCTGCCCCCGTTGCCACCGTCCCATGCGGTTCACCGACCTCCTCGGCTCCACCCGGGCGAGCCGCTTCCTGGTCGCTGAACTGGTCGATCGCGAACCGTACGAGCCGACGATCGTTGGGTATGTGCGCGTCGACCCACCCCTCCCGATCATGCACCGGCGTCTACCGGACGGCAGCCTCGTCCGGCACATCCGCCGACAGGTCTTTCCTTCCGACTGGTTCGAGCCGACCTACTGGCCCGAACACCACTACCGCGAGCTGCGCGAGCAGGAGTCGGACGCCGATCCTGACGAACTCTGGGCCGAAGCGGAAGAGCGCGCTCTTGCCGAATGCGACACTCGGGCTGCACGTATCGCACGCGTCGTCGTCCATTCCGACTACCGCGGTGAAGGGCTCGGCCACACGCTCGTCAGCGCTGCCCTGCGCTGGATTCTCGACCGGCGCATTCCCGAGATGCGCCGCCCCAAAGCGATCGTCGAGACGGTCGCGATGATGGCGCGCTACAACCCGTTCTTCGAACGGGCTGGCTTCCGTTACCTTTGGGATACCGCCTCGGGCCGCCCCGTCCTGTTCCATGGTCTGGTCCCGGAAGCCGATGCCCTGATCGAGCAGTTCATCGCGACCGATTCGGTCGCTCAGCTGCACCAGGGACGTTTGTACCGCCCAGCTCTTCAACCTCCCGAGCCACTGGCCGGACCCATCCGCTTGCGTCATGTCCGCAAGGCCTACCGGCGCTCGCTCGATCTGGACCGCTTGGATCCGGAGCTCCGCGCCATCCTGCGGGCTTTCGGCGTCGAGCGACGTGTGGTCGAGACGGTCGTGCTCCGCCATCTCGATCTCGATGTCGAGCCAGGTGAGATCGTGGCGCTCATCGGCGCCTCCGGTGCCGGCAAAACGACTTTGCTCCGGCTCGTGTGGGGTGCCACGAGCGAGCAGCGCGGGCGGCGCTACCGCCCCGACTCTGGGCACATCGAGGTCCCCGCTAACGCAGTCGCTGCAGCCCTCTTACCGGGCGAGATCGAGCCCAAGTGGGGGCGAGAACCGCTGCTCCAGCGCATCGTCGCTGCGGTCGAGGACCCTGTCAGCGCGATGGAACTCCTCAACGCCGTCGGGTTGAGCGACGCCGTGCTCTGGCGCGCGACTCCGCAAGAGCTGTCGACCGGGCAACGCGAGCGAGCGCGCCTCGCACTCCTCCTCGCTGAACGACCGAACCTCGTGCTGCTCGACGAGTTCGCTGCCCACCTCGATCCCGCGCTCGCCAGCCGAGTCGCCCGCAAGATCGCGATGCTCCTGCGACGGCTCCGTATCACCGCGCTCATCGCGACGCATCGCCCGGAAGTCATCCGAGCGCTCGAGCCGGACCGCGTCCTCGTCGTCGGCTATGGCGGCATCGTCCAGGCTGAAGGAGCCTAG
- a CDS encoding ASCH domain-containing protein produces the protein MNDERRRDEWEEVIPERSLVVREPWASYIVQGRKTWEIRRYPTRIRGRIGIVSPRGLIGAVRLVRVLGPFSVEELLEEIERHLAPEEFLRAYAQERPLWAWELEEAEEFAEPYEVERAGGPRIWVVRRQVRRRER, from the coding sequence ATGAACGACGAACGACGTCGCGACGAGTGGGAAGAGGTTATCCCGGAACGCTCACTCGTTGTCCGCGAGCCGTGGGCATCGTATATCGTGCAAGGGCGGAAGACCTGGGAGATCCGGCGGTATCCGACGCGTATCCGCGGCCGTATCGGGATCGTGAGTCCCCGTGGCTTGATCGGGGCGGTACGGTTGGTTCGGGTCCTCGGGCCGTTCTCGGTAGAAGAGCTTCTCGAGGAGATCGAGAGGCACCTCGCTCCCGAGGAGTTCCTGCGGGCATATGCGCAGGAACGGCCACTCTGGGCCTGGGAGCTCGAGGAAGCGGAAGAGTTCGCTGAGCCGTACGAAGTCGAACGAGCCGGTGGACCGCGCATCTGGGTCGTCCGCCGCCAAGTACGCCGACGTGAACGCTAG
- a CDS encoding MFS transporter has translation MVDGSRSNDPHHGSTETTSTTQVLAASWLAYATFYFPRLAFSASKLGLLADPSLALSRAFLGFADALFLAVYAAGQFVSGAVTERLGPRRLVSFGLLLAAAAALALAVVRHPWLLVATLVVQGIAQSTGWAAVCADVASHTPVERRGTAFGVLSTSYAFGALAAPVVLGWIAYAVAGSWRAAPLASAVVAALVTTIYLRWLGLRHRRTRSVTTGASAGWSDVLRQPAVWLLSVADFLLKPVIYATVFWAPVLVHDAIPTLDPALATTLAGVLGLAGLAGPLLAGTVSDRLFASRRAFPALLALLGCSLTLVLYPVAARTGRWWLLALVLLALGVTLYAAESLIVGVASAEAGRAHSALAVGIVNGVGSFGGIIGGFVPGLASGSGLFLLLAAATLVATVPLVPVARQERSAAVTTVSATPHRQ, from the coding sequence ATGGTTGACGGAAGTCGATCGAACGATCCCCATCATGGCTCGACCGAAACGACCAGCACGACGCAGGTACTCGCTGCGAGCTGGCTCGCCTACGCGACCTTTTACTTTCCTCGTCTCGCCTTCTCGGCGAGCAAGCTCGGTCTCTTAGCGGACCCGTCCCTCGCGTTGTCGCGCGCGTTCTTGGGTTTCGCTGACGCCCTTTTCCTCGCTGTTTACGCCGCTGGTCAGTTCGTTTCCGGTGCAGTGACCGAACGACTCGGCCCCCGGCGTCTCGTCAGCTTCGGCCTGCTCCTCGCAGCCGCTGCGGCACTCGCTCTGGCAGTCGTGCGGCATCCCTGGTTGCTCGTCGCCACGCTCGTCGTCCAGGGAATCGCGCAATCGACCGGGTGGGCAGCAGTCTGCGCTGATGTTGCCTCGCACACGCCAGTCGAACGCCGCGGAACCGCCTTCGGCGTCCTGAGCACGAGTTACGCCTTCGGCGCGCTCGCCGCACCGGTTGTGCTCGGCTGGATCGCCTACGCGGTTGCTGGATCCTGGCGTGCTGCCCCGCTCGCCAGTGCAGTCGTTGCTGCTCTCGTGACCACGATCTACCTGCGCTGGCTCGGGCTTCGCCACCGCAGGACTCGCTCAGTCACCACCGGAGCGAGTGCGGGCTGGAGCGACGTTCTCCGCCAGCCGGCGGTCTGGCTCCTCAGCGTCGCGGATTTTCTGCTGAAGCCCGTCATCTACGCGACCGTGTTCTGGGCACCGGTGCTCGTTCACGATGCCATCCCGACGCTCGACCCAGCGCTGGCGACGACCCTCGCTGGTGTCCTCGGATTGGCTGGTCTGGCTGGTCCGCTCCTCGCCGGTACGGTATCCGACCGCCTCTTCGCGTCGCGACGAGCCTTCCCGGCGCTGTTGGCGCTCCTCGGCTGTAGTCTCACGCTCGTTCTCTACCCGGTCGCAGCTCGAACAGGCCGGTGGTGGCTTCTCGCACTCGTCCTGCTGGCGCTCGGGGTGACGCTCTACGCAGCTGAATCGCTCATCGTCGGTGTCGCGAGCGCAGAGGCCGGGCGAGCGCACTCCGCGCTCGCTGTCGGTATCGTGAACGGAGTCGGGTCATTCGGCGGCATCATCGGTGGATTCGTTCCCGGGCTGGCCAGCGGGAGCGGGCTCTTTCTGCTCCTGGCCGCAGCGACGCTCGTCGCGACGGTTCCGCTGGTACCTGTCGCCCGGCAGGAGCGATCGGCTGCGGTCACCACAGTCTCCGCGACACCACATCGACAGTGA